A portion of the Pan troglodytes isolate AG18354 chromosome 10, NHGRI_mPanTro3-v2.0_pri, whole genome shotgun sequence genome contains these proteins:
- the OR9K2 gene encoding olfactory receptor 9K2: MGDRGTSNHSEMTDFILAGFRVHPELHILLFLLFLFVYAMILLGNVGMMTIIMTDPRLNTPMYFFLGNLSFIDLFYSSVIAPKAMINFWSENKSISFAGCVAQLFLFALFIVTEGFLLAAMAYDRFIAICNPLLYSVQMSTRLCTQLVAGSYFCGCISSVIQTSMTFTLSFCASRAVDHFYCDSRPLQRLFCSDLFIHRMISFSLSCIIILPTIIVIIVSYMYIVSTVLKIHSTEGRKKAFSTCSSHLGVVSVLYGAVFFMYLTPDRFPELSKVASLCYSLVTPMLNPLIYSLRNKDVQEALKKFLEKKNIIL, from the coding sequence ATGGGTGACAGGGGAACAAGCAATCACTCAGAAATGACTGACTTCATTCTTGCAGGCTTCAGGGTACACCCAGAGCTCCACATTCTCCTCTTcctgctatttttgtttgtttatgccaTGATCCTTCTAGGGAATGTTGGGATGATGACCATTATTATGACTGATCCTCGGCTGAACACACCAATGTATTTTTTCCTAGGCAATCTCTCcttcattgatcttttctattcATCTGTTATTGCACCCAAGGCTATGATCAACTTCTGGTCTGAAAACAAGTCTATCTCCTTTGCAGGCTGTGTGGCCCAGCTCTTTCTCTTTGCCCTCTTCATTGTGACTGAGGGATTTCTCCTGGCGGCCATGGCTTATGACCGCTTTATTGCCATCTGCAACCCTCTGCTCTACTCTGTTCAAATGTCCACACGTCTGTGTACTCAGTTGGTGGCTGGTTCCTATTTTTGTGGCTGCATTAGCTCAGTTATTCAGACTAGCATGACATTTACTTTATCTTTTTGCGCTTCTCGGGCTGTTGACCACTTTTACTGTGATTCTCGCCCACTTCAGAGACTGTTTTGTTCTGATCTCTTTATCCATAGAATGATATCTTTTTCCTTATCATGTATTATTATCTTGCCTACTATCATAGTCATTATAGTATCTTACATGTATATTGTGTCCACAGTTCTAAAGATACACTCTACTGAGGGACGTAAGAAGGCCTTCTCCACCTGCAGCTCTCACCTGGGAGTTGTGAGTGTGCTGTATGGTGCTGTCTTTTTTATGTATCTCACTCCTGACAGATTTCCTGAGCTGAGTAAAGTGGCATCCTTATGTTACTCCCTAGTCACTCCCATGTTGAATCCTTTGATTTACTCTCTGAGGAACAAAGATGTCCAAGAGGCTCTAAAAAAGTttctagagaagaaaaatattattctttga